One window from the genome of Castellaniella sp. MT123 encodes:
- a CDS encoding SCO family protein, which yields MASLALWVGCLGAALAAVHPVRGFLPDLQFSLQGAGGAVTQQAFAGKVVLMFFGYASCPDICPTTMAQLAQVTEALGPKAEQVRILFVSVDPHRDTPDVLQAYVDQFDRHAIGLTGTESAIAALARRYRVAYQIEKPESNAPDAPYEVAHSRGIYAFDQQGKAVWLASDGESQEDLLAAIRPMLH from the coding sequence ATGGCCAGCCTGGCCCTATGGGTGGGCTGTCTGGGCGCGGCCCTGGCGGCTGTCCATCCGGTGCGCGGCTTCCTGCCGGATCTCCAATTCTCGCTGCAGGGCGCAGGTGGCGCAGTCACCCAGCAGGCGTTCGCCGGCAAGGTCGTCCTGATGTTCTTCGGCTATGCCAGCTGCCCCGACATCTGCCCCACAACGATGGCGCAGCTGGCCCAGGTCACCGAAGCACTAGGCCCGAAAGCCGAACAGGTCCGCATCCTGTTCGTCAGTGTGGATCCGCATCGGGACACGCCGGACGTCCTGCAAGCCTATGTGGACCAGTTCGATCGCCATGCCATCGGCCTGACAGGTACCGAATCGGCCATCGCAGCCCTGGCGCGTCGTTACCGTGTCGCATATCAGATCGAGAAACCCGAATCGAACGCCCCTGACGCCCCCTACGAGGTCGCCCACAGTCGCGGCATCTACGCCTTTGACCAGCAGGGCAAGGCCGTCTGGTTGGCCTCGGACGGCGAATCCCAGGAAGACCTGTTGGCTGCGATCCGGCCGATGCTGCA
- a CDS encoding M3 family metallopeptidase: protein MKSALLAENPLLVPAEAHVDYAAVRPTHIEPAIRELIAETRAAIDAAAVRSDPPDWENLVETIEDPSERLHRAWAIAGHLNGVVNTPDLRAAYNECLPLMSEFSTWVGLHRGLYERYRALAASPAYATLSATRRRIVDLALRDFRLGGVELEGQARETFARNADLQAQVSQKFSENVLDATDGWTLLISDEARLRGLPPSVIAAARQLAQSAGEDGWKLTLQMPCYLPVMQHAQDRDLRLAVYRAYGTRASEQGDSAFDNSESIESLLALRAEEASLLDHADYAALRLETRMADSADQVLRFLRELAAKARPSAQRDLDELRAFAADQLGLDTLEPWDIAYASERLREQRYAYSDEELRPYFTESRVLDGLFEVIHTLFGVRLEACDAPTWHPDAKIYRVLDVEGQELGRLGIDLYARPGKQGGAWVDSERNRRRHGQELHRPLAWLTCNFAAPHDGREALLTHDEVITLFHESGHAMHTLLSRVDDPGAAAFVAVEWDAIELPSQFMENFCWEWGVLKSLTRHIDTGETLPRALYDKLTAARNFQSGLQTLRQVEFALFDMLIHTQNHGLSISAVLDTLDQVRHEVALLTPPAWHRFPHAFSHLFAGGYGAGYYSYKWAEVLSADAFAAFEESARPGADGTRDVFDPATCHRYLDEIIAVGGARPAAESFRAFRGRAPTLDALLRHSGLVEE from the coding sequence ATGAAATCAGCACTCCTTGCCGAAAATCCCCTCCTCGTACCGGCCGAGGCCCATGTCGATTATGCTGCTGTGCGACCGACCCATATCGAGCCGGCCATCCGCGAACTGATCGCGGAAACCCGCGCGGCCATTGATGCCGCCGCCGTTCGCAGCGACCCGCCGGACTGGGAAAACCTGGTCGAAACCATCGAGGATCCATCCGAGCGCCTGCACCGCGCCTGGGCGATCGCGGGACATCTGAACGGTGTGGTGAACACCCCTGATCTACGGGCTGCCTACAACGAATGCCTGCCGCTCATGAGCGAGTTTTCCACCTGGGTCGGCCTGCACCGGGGCCTGTACGAACGTTACCGGGCGCTGGCCGCCAGCCCGGCCTATGCGACGCTATCCGCGACCCGCCGGCGCATCGTCGATCTGGCCTTGCGCGACTTCCGCCTGGGCGGGGTCGAACTCGAAGGCCAGGCCCGCGAAACCTTTGCGCGCAATGCCGACCTGCAGGCGCAGGTCTCCCAGAAATTCTCCGAAAACGTCCTGGATGCGACCGACGGCTGGACACTGCTGATCTCCGACGAGGCCCGCCTGCGTGGCCTGCCGCCCAGCGTCATCGCCGCCGCGCGGCAGCTGGCTCAGTCGGCGGGCGAAGACGGCTGGAAACTGACCTTGCAAATGCCCTGCTACCTGCCTGTCATGCAGCATGCGCAGGACCGCGATCTGCGCCTGGCCGTCTACCGTGCCTACGGCACTCGCGCCTCCGAGCAGGGGGATTCCGCCTTCGACAACTCGGAATCCATCGAATCGCTGCTGGCCCTGCGTGCCGAAGAGGCCTCCCTGCTGGACCATGCCGATTACGCGGCGCTGCGACTCGAAACCCGCATGGCCGACAGCGCGGACCAAGTCCTGCGGTTCCTGCGCGAACTGGCCGCCAAGGCGCGGCCCAGCGCACAACGGGATCTGGACGAACTGCGCGCCTTCGCCGCCGATCAACTGGGGCTGGACACGCTGGAACCCTGGGATATCGCCTATGCGTCCGAACGGCTGCGCGAGCAGCGCTACGCCTATTCGGACGAGGAACTGCGCCCTTACTTCACGGAATCACGCGTGCTGGACGGCCTGTTCGAAGTGATTCACACTCTCTTTGGCGTACGCCTGGAGGCGTGCGACGCCCCCACCTGGCACCCGGATGCAAAGATCTACCGCGTGCTGGATGTCGAGGGGCAGGAACTCGGCCGCCTGGGCATCGATCTGTATGCCCGCCCCGGCAAACAGGGCGGCGCCTGGGTGGACAGCGAGCGCAACCGGCGCCGCCACGGCCAGGAACTGCACCGCCCGCTGGCCTGGCTGACCTGCAATTTCGCGGCGCCGCACGATGGACGCGAGGCACTATTGACCCACGACGAGGTCATCACCCTCTTCCATGAAAGCGGTCACGCCATGCACACGCTGCTGTCGCGTGTGGACGATCCAGGCGCCGCGGCTTTCGTCGCGGTCGAATGGGATGCCATCGAACTGCCTTCGCAGTTCATGGAAAATTTCTGCTGGGAATGGGGTGTGCTGAAATCCCTGACCCGCCACATCGACACCGGCGAAACACTGCCACGCGCCCTGTACGACAAACTGACGGCCGCCCGCAATTTTCAGAGTGGCCTGCAGACCCTGCGCCAGGTGGAATTCGCGCTCTTCGACATGCTGATCCACACGCAGAATCACGGGCTGTCGATCAGCGCCGTGCTCGACACGCTAGATCAGGTGCGCCACGAAGTCGCCCTGCTGACACCGCCGGCTTGGCACCGTTTCCCGCATGCGTTCTCTCACCTGTTCGCGGGCGGCTACGGGGCGGGCTACTACAGCTACAAATGGGCCGAGGTGCTGTCGGCCGACGCGTTTGCCGCCTTCGAGGAATCCGCGCGACCCGGCGCGGACGGCACCCGCGACGTGTTCGATCCAGCAACATGCCACCGGTATCTGGATGAGATCATCGCGGTCGGCGGCGCACGCCCGGCGGCCGAATCCTTCCGGGCGTTCCGGGGCCGCGCCCCGACGCTGGACGCCCTGCTGCGCCACAGCGGGCTGGTGGAGGAATGA
- the aceE gene encoding pyruvate dehydrogenase (acetyl-transferring), homodimeric type: MSSLDLANAAAADPDRQETQEWLDALEAVLDREGAERAHYLIENLIDLARRSGAHIPYSLNTAYVNTIPPGLEPPHPGNMVLEERIRSYIRWNAMAMVVRANKHEPADGGSLGGHIASFASLATMIECGQNHFWHAESPDHGGDLVYFQGHSSPGMYSRAFMEGRLTEENLNWFRQEVGGQGKGLSSYPHPKLMPGFWQFSTVSMGLGPMMAIYQARFLKYLHARGLANTAERKVWVFVGDGEIDEPETLAAIGLASREKLDNLIFVVNCNLQRLDGPVRGNGKIIQELEGAFRGNGWNVLKLIWGGYWDPLFARDKDGILRRIMEETVDGEYQAYKANDGKFVREKFFGKHPKLLEMVSRMSDEDVWRLNRGGHDPHKVYAAFSSAASHKGQPSVILAKTIKGYGMGHVGQAKNPTHQQKKLDIDSVREFRDRFNIPIPDDKVDEIPFFKPAEDSPEMKYLHDHRKALGGYLPHRRQKADQSLPVPDLDVFKAVLEPTAEGREISTTQAFVRVLNQILRDKDLAPRVVPILVDESRTFGMEGLFRQIGIYAPEGQKYVPVDKGQVMYYREAANGQLLQEGINEAGGFCSWIAAATSYSVSNTIMIPFFIYYSMFGFQRFGDHAWAAGDMLARGFVLGGTAGRTTLNGEGLQHEDGHSHIQASLIPNCVAYDPAFAHEVAVIIRSGLQRMMHNQEDVFFYITVMNENYSQPGLKAGDEEGILKGMYKLQSSAKPAKAHVQLMGSGTILREVQAAQELLEKDWGVTSDIWSVTSFTELRRDGLDVERHNMLHPAQPAQVPYVTQQLKNTQGPIVVSTDYIKAYGDMIRPFIPDGRHFKVLGTDGFGRSDFRSELRKHFEIDRHFVVLAALRSLADEGTIDIGKCAEAIAKYGIDANKANPHHA, translated from the coding sequence ATGTCCTCTCTTGATCTAGCCAACGCCGCCGCGGCGGACCCCGATCGTCAGGAAACCCAGGAATGGCTCGACGCGCTCGAAGCCGTTCTTGACCGGGAAGGCGCCGAACGCGCCCATTACCTGATCGAAAACCTGATCGATCTGGCGCGCCGTTCCGGCGCCCACATCCCATATTCGCTGAATACGGCGTATGTCAACACCATTCCGCCCGGGCTCGAACCTCCGCATCCCGGCAACATGGTGCTCGAAGAGCGGATCCGTTCCTATATTCGCTGGAACGCGATGGCGATGGTGGTGCGCGCCAACAAGCACGAGCCCGCCGATGGCGGCAGCCTGGGTGGGCACATCGCCTCTTTTGCGTCGTTGGCGACCATGATCGAATGCGGCCAGAACCACTTCTGGCACGCCGAGTCGCCGGATCACGGCGGCGATCTCGTGTATTTCCAGGGCCACTCTTCGCCCGGCATGTATTCCCGTGCCTTCATGGAAGGCCGTCTGACCGAGGAAAACCTGAACTGGTTCCGCCAGGAAGTTGGCGGCCAGGGCAAGGGCCTGTCGTCCTACCCGCACCCGAAACTGATGCCCGGTTTCTGGCAGTTCTCGACGGTATCCATGGGCCTGGGCCCCATGATGGCCATCTACCAGGCCCGCTTCCTGAAGTATCTGCATGCCCGTGGTCTGGCCAACACGGCCGAGCGCAAGGTCTGGGTATTCGTCGGCGATGGCGAGATCGACGAGCCTGAAACCCTGGCCGCGATCGGCCTGGCCTCGCGCGAGAAGCTCGACAACCTGATCTTCGTCGTCAACTGTAATCTGCAGCGCCTGGACGGCCCGGTGCGCGGCAACGGCAAGATCATCCAGGAACTGGAAGGCGCATTCCGTGGCAATGGCTGGAATGTGCTCAAGCTCATCTGGGGCGGTTACTGGGATCCGCTGTTTGCCCGCGACAAGGACGGCATCCTGCGCCGCATCATGGAAGAAACCGTGGACGGCGAATACCAGGCTTACAAGGCCAACGATGGCAAGTTCGTGCGCGAGAAGTTCTTCGGCAAGCATCCCAAGCTGCTGGAGATGGTCAGCCGCATGAGCGACGAGGACGTCTGGCGCCTGAATCGCGGCGGCCACGATCCGCACAAGGTCTATGCGGCGTTCTCCTCGGCGGCGAGCCACAAGGGCCAGCCTTCGGTCATCCTGGCCAAGACCATCAAGGGTTACGGCATGGGCCACGTCGGCCAGGCCAAGAACCCCACCCACCAACAGAAAAAGCTGGACATCGACTCGGTGCGCGAGTTCCGCGACCGCTTCAACATCCCCATTCCCGACGACAAGGTCGACGAGATTCCGTTCTTCAAACCGGCGGAAGACTCGCCGGAAATGAAGTACCTGCATGACCATCGCAAGGCGCTGGGCGGTTATCTGCCGCACCGCCGCCAGAAAGCCGACCAGTCCCTGCCGGTGCCCGATCTCGACGTCTTCAAGGCCGTGCTGGAACCGACCGCCGAAGGGCGCGAGATTTCCACGACCCAAGCCTTCGTGCGCGTGCTGAACCAGATTCTGCGCGACAAGGATCTCGCCCCGCGCGTCGTGCCCATCCTGGTGGACGAATCCCGCACCTTCGGCATGGAAGGCCTGTTCCGTCAGATCGGCATCTATGCGCCCGAAGGCCAGAAGTACGTCCCGGTCGACAAGGGCCAGGTGATGTACTACCGCGAGGCGGCCAACGGCCAGCTGCTGCAGGAAGGCATCAACGAAGCCGGCGGTTTTTGCTCGTGGATCGCGGCGGCGACGTCGTATTCCGTCAGCAATACCATCATGATCCCGTTCTTCATCTATTACTCGATGTTCGGGTTCCAGCGCTTTGGCGATCACGCCTGGGCGGCGGGCGACATGCTGGCGCGCGGCTTTGTGCTGGGCGGGACGGCGGGGCGCACCACGCTGAATGGCGAAGGTCTGCAGCACGAAGACGGCCACAGCCACATTCAGGCTTCCCTGATCCCCAATTGCGTGGCCTACGACCCGGCCTTCGCGCACGAAGTCGCGGTCATCATCCGCAGCGGCCTGCAGCGCATGATGCACAACCAGGAAGACGTGTTCTTCTACATCACGGTCATGAACGAGAACTACTCTCAGCCTGGCCTGAAGGCGGGTGACGAGGAAGGCATCCTGAAGGGGATGTACAAGCTGCAGTCCAGCGCCAAGCCGGCCAAGGCGCACGTCCAGCTGATGGGGTCGGGCACGATTCTGCGCGAAGTGCAGGCCGCCCAGGAACTCCTCGAAAAGGATTGGGGCGTGACGTCCGACATCTGGAGCGTGACCAGCTTCACCGAACTGCGCCGCGACGGTCTGGACGTGGAGCGGCACAACATGCTGCACCCGGCCCAACCGGCTCAGGTGCCCTACGTGACCCAGCAGCTCAAGAACACCCAGGGTCCGATCGTGGTCTCCACCGATTACATCAAGGCCTATGGCGACATGATCCGGCCTTTCATTCCGGACGGCCGTCACTTCAAGGTCCTGGGCACCGATGGTTTCGGTCGGTCGGATTTCCGTTCCGAACTGCGCAAGCACTTCGAGATCGACCGCCATTTCGTGGTCCTGGCCGCCCTGCGCAGCCTGGCTGACGAAGGCACCATCGACATCGGGAAATGCGCCGAGGCAATCGCCAAATACGGGATTGATGCCAATAAGGCCAACCCGCACCACGCTTGA
- a CDS encoding PAS domain S-box protein — protein sequence MAMAHPNRKSLIPTTFYEHARHSRRLYWLTPAIVLVLYLCVMGAFIWLQRLQSDSVMFVTIDQETRQQRLMMVVFALSLVIVFSLLALWRYTRFRTLAEAALIAETGFRRAMENSMSTGMRVFDMQGRIAYVNPAFCRMIGWNEADLIGRTAPFPYWLPGRHDHHRETLAQLLSGRTPSSGLEIEAQRRDGSRFTARMYVSPLRDPKGEQIGWMTSMTDITEPKRIREALTAAHERFMTVLEGLDDAISVVADTPEGLELLFANRTYRRIFGAQTSGHAELLGGRLGRFTDETMELFSPTAERWFEVHHRMLAWTDSRRVRLQVARDITERRKHEEESRVQQEKAQLTSRLTTMGEMASSLAHELNQPLTAISNYNMAAVAMVKSGKAPTESLLQALEKASQQAERAGKIISRIREFVKRSEPRRQAVGLTRIVENAVGFADIDARKRRIEIIQSLPDPMPEVMADPILIEQVLLNLLKNGVEAMEHSEYRSLHVNITDQDPQIEIAVIDRGHGLRNPERLFEPFYSTKSEGLGMGLNICRTIIESHHGRLWATPNPEGGTIFRFTLPKAPPDRQVQATTEETQA from the coding sequence ATGGCCATGGCACACCCCAACCGCAAGTCCCTGATCCCGACGACATTCTATGAGCACGCCCGCCATAGCCGTCGTCTGTATTGGCTGACGCCGGCAATCGTGCTGGTGCTCTATCTGTGCGTGATGGGCGCCTTCATCTGGCTGCAGCGCCTGCAGAGCGATAGCGTGATGTTCGTCACGATCGATCAGGAAACACGCCAGCAGCGCCTGATGATGGTGGTCTTCGCGTTGTCGCTGGTCATCGTCTTCAGTTTGCTCGCGCTGTGGCGCTACACGCGGTTCCGCACCCTGGCCGAGGCAGCCCTGATTGCCGAAACCGGCTTCCGCCGCGCCATGGAAAACTCCATGTCCACCGGCATGCGGGTGTTCGACATGCAGGGGCGCATCGCCTACGTGAATCCGGCGTTCTGCCGCATGATCGGCTGGAACGAGGCGGATCTGATCGGCCGCACGGCGCCGTTTCCCTACTGGCTACCCGGGCGCCACGACCACCACCGGGAAACGCTCGCACAATTGCTGTCGGGCCGCACACCCAGCAGCGGCCTGGAAATCGAAGCCCAGCGCCGTGACGGTTCACGCTTCACCGCGCGCATGTACGTCTCGCCGCTGCGCGACCCAAAAGGGGAACAGATCGGCTGGATGACCTCCATGACCGACATCACCGAACCCAAGCGCATCCGCGAGGCCCTGACCGCCGCCCATGAGCGATTCATGACGGTGCTTGAAGGCCTGGACGACGCGATCTCGGTCGTGGCCGACACCCCCGAAGGCCTGGAGCTGCTGTTCGCCAACCGCACCTACCGGCGCATCTTCGGCGCCCAGACCAGCGGGCACGCGGAACTGTTGGGCGGGCGCCTGGGGCGCTTCACCGACGAGACGATGGAGCTCTTTTCGCCGACTGCCGAACGTTGGTTCGAGGTCCACCACCGCATGCTGGCCTGGACCGATTCCCGGCGCGTACGGCTGCAGGTGGCGCGCGACATTACCGAACGCCGCAAACACGAGGAAGAATCCCGGGTCCAGCAGGAAAAGGCGCAGCTCACCAGCCGCCTGACCACGATGGGGGAAATGGCGTCCTCTCTGGCGCATGAGCTCAACCAGCCCCTGACGGCCATCAGCAACTACAACATGGCGGCCGTGGCGATGGTCAAATCCGGCAAGGCACCCACGGAATCCCTGCTGCAGGCGCTGGAAAAGGCCTCGCAGCAGGCGGAACGGGCCGGCAAGATCATCAGCCGCATCCGCGAGTTCGTCAAACGCAGCGAGCCGCGCCGCCAGGCTGTCGGCCTGACGCGCATCGTGGAAAACGCGGTCGGATTCGCCGACATCGACGCCCGCAAGCGCAGGATCGAGATCATCCAGAGCCTGCCCGACCCCATGCCCGAAGTCATGGCCGACCCGATCCTGATCGAACAGGTACTGCTGAACCTGCTGAAAAACGGCGTTGAAGCCATGGAGCACAGCGAATACCGCAGCCTGCACGTCAACATCACCGATCAGGACCCCCAGATCGAGATCGCCGTGATCGACCGGGGCCACGGACTGCGCAATCCCGAACGGCTGTTCGAGCCCTTCTACAGCACAAAATCCGAAGGTCTGGGCATGGGACTGAACATCTGCCGTACCATTATCGAATCGCATCACGGGCGCCTGTGGGCCACCCCGAACCCGGAAGGCGGCACCATTTTCCGCTTCACCCTGCCCAAGGCGCCGCCTGATCGGCAAGTCCAGGCAACCACGGAGGAAACGCAAGCATGA
- the folD gene encoding bifunctional methylenetetrahydrofolate dehydrogenase/methenyltetrahydrofolate cyclohydrolase FolD, which translates to MTARIIDGKALSGKVRAEVAQRVHALQKHGVTPGLAVVLVGENPASQVYVRNKAAACEAAGMLSRVISLGEDTPEEELLNVIEALNADPAIHGILVQLPLPGHIDTGLVIETISATKDVDGFHVSNAGLLMTGRPLFRPCTPYGVMKMLESENVPLRGAEAVVVGASNIVGKPMAMLLLAAGATVTICNSKTRDLGAQTRRADVLVVATGKPGMIQGDMIKPGAVVIDVGINRLESGKLTGDVDFDAAAQVAAAITPVPGGVGPMTIAMLLVNTLEAAERSLRT; encoded by the coding sequence ATGACCGCACGCATCATCGACGGCAAGGCCCTGTCGGGCAAGGTCCGCGCCGAGGTCGCACAGCGCGTCCATGCCCTGCAAAAACACGGCGTCACCCCAGGCCTGGCCGTGGTGCTGGTTGGCGAAAATCCGGCGTCGCAAGTCTACGTCCGCAACAAGGCGGCCGCCTGCGAGGCTGCCGGCATGCTGTCACGCGTGATTTCGCTGGGCGAGGACACGCCCGAAGAGGAACTGCTGAACGTCATCGAAGCCCTGAATGCCGATCCGGCCATCCACGGCATCCTGGTGCAGCTCCCCCTGCCCGGCCACATCGACACCGGACTGGTCATCGAGACCATCAGCGCCACCAAGGACGTGGACGGCTTTCACGTCAGCAACGCTGGCCTTCTGATGACCGGACGCCCCCTGTTCCGCCCCTGCACGCCCTACGGCGTCATGAAGATGCTGGAATCGGAAAACGTGCCGCTGCGCGGCGCCGAGGCAGTCGTCGTCGGTGCCAGCAACATCGTCGGCAAGCCCATGGCCATGCTGCTGCTGGCCGCCGGCGCCACCGTCACGATCTGCAACTCCAAGACCCGCGACCTGGGCGCGCAGACCCGGCGCGCCGACGTGCTGGTGGTCGCCACCGGCAAGCCCGGCATGATCCAGGGCGACATGATCAAACCCGGCGCCGTCGTAATCGACGTCGGCATCAACCGGCTGGAATCCGGAAAACTGACCGGCGACGTGGATTTCGATGCCGCCGCGCAGGTTGCCGCGGCCATCACACCGGTGCCCGGCGGCGTGGGGCCCATGACCATCGCAATGCTGCTGGTCAACACCCTGGAAGCCGCCGAGCGCTCCCTGCGGACTTGA
- the aceF gene encoding dihydrolipoyllysine-residue acetyltransferase, whose translation MSAIVEIKVPDIGDFDHVDVIEILVAVGDTIQPEQSLITVESDKASMEIPASQGGVVKTLKVKVGDKVAEGSVILEVESADAVADAPAAQPAAAAPAPAPATEAAPAPAPAAPAPAPASAPAVVAATPDRVSPTAAFAEADVPLRNLPHASPSVRQFARELGVNLSQVTGSGPKNRITADDIRSYVKQALATGGVSPVGSTLPAGEGFSVLGWPKVDFAKFGEIESKPLSRIKKISGANLHRNWVMIPHVTNNDVADITELEALRQQLNAENKKSGVKVTMLAFLIKAVVAALKKFPEFNASLDGDNLVLKHYYHIGFAADTPNGLVVPVIRDADRKGVLELATETSELAAQAREGKLSPSQMQGGCFSISSLGGIGGTDFTPIINAPEVAILGVSRSAMQPVWDGKAFQPRLMLPLSLSYDHRVIDGASAARFNAYLAGLLADFRRIIL comes from the coding sequence ATGAGTGCTATCGTGGAAATCAAGGTCCCCGACATCGGTGATTTCGATCACGTCGACGTCATCGAAATTCTGGTGGCCGTCGGCGACACCATTCAGCCCGAACAAAGCCTGATCACGGTTGAATCCGACAAGGCTTCGATGGAGATTCCGGCCTCGCAGGGCGGGGTGGTCAAGACCCTGAAGGTCAAGGTCGGCGACAAGGTCGCCGAGGGCTCCGTGATCCTGGAGGTCGAGTCCGCTGACGCAGTGGCTGACGCACCGGCGGCTCAGCCCGCCGCCGCAGCACCCGCTCCCGCTCCTGCCACCGAGGCGGCCCCCGCACCGGCCCCCGCTGCTCCGGCACCCGCACCCGCATCGGCCCCCGCCGTGGTGGCGGCCACGCCGGATCGCGTGTCGCCGACCGCGGCGTTCGCCGAAGCCGATGTGCCGCTGCGCAATCTGCCGCATGCCTCGCCCTCGGTGCGTCAATTTGCCCGTGAACTGGGTGTGAATCTCAGTCAAGTCACCGGCAGTGGCCCGAAAAACCGCATTACGGCCGACGACATCCGCAGCTACGTCAAGCAGGCGCTGGCCACCGGCGGCGTAAGCCCTGTGGGCTCGACCCTGCCCGCTGGCGAGGGCTTCAGCGTGCTGGGCTGGCCCAAGGTCGACTTCGCCAAATTCGGCGAGATCGAAAGCAAGCCCCTGTCGCGCATCAAGAAAATCTCGGGCGCCAATCTGCACCGCAATTGGGTCATGATTCCCCACGTCACCAACAACGACGTGGCCGACATCACCGAACTGGAAGCCCTGCGCCAGCAGCTCAACGCGGAAAACAAGAAGTCCGGCGTCAAGGTCACCATGCTGGCCTTCCTGATCAAGGCAGTTGTCGCGGCTCTGAAGAAATTCCCGGAATTCAATGCCTCGTTGGACGGCGACAATCTGGTCCTGAAGCACTACTACCATATCGGCTTTGCGGCCGATACGCCCAACGGGCTGGTGGTGCCGGTCATCCGCGACGCGGATCGGAAGGGTGTGCTGGAACTGGCGACAGAGACGTCCGAACTGGCGGCTCAGGCGCGCGAAGGCAAGCTTTCGCCCTCGCAGATGCAAGGGGGATGCTTCTCGATTTCGTCGCTGGGCGGCATCGGGGGGACCGATTTCACTCCCATCATCAACGCCCCCGAAGTCGCCATTCTGGGCGTGTCGCGGTCCGCGATGCAGCCGGTGTGGGACGGCAAGGCCTTCCAGCCGCGCCTGATGCTGCCGCTGTCGCTGTCCTACGATCACCGCGTGATCGACGGCGCGTCCGCAGCCCGCTTCAATGCCTATCTGGCTGGCCTGCTGGCGGATTTCCGCCGCATCATCCTGTAA
- a CDS encoding response regulator transcription factor: MTDPQVSSTIYIVDDDEAVRDSLRWLLEANGYAVRSFAGAEEFLDAYNSDQVGVLIADVRMPGMSGLELQETLIARKAPLPIVFITGHGDVPMAVSTMKKGAVDFLEKPFNEADLRRIVAGMLAHATERVREAQAQRDQQAVLSRLTAREQQVLERIVAGRLNKQIAGDLNISIKTVEAHRANIMEKLEVTTVADLMKIALTRAEEAGS; the protein is encoded by the coding sequence ATGACCGACCCTCAAGTCTCCAGCACCATCTATATCGTCGACGATGACGAAGCCGTCCGCGACTCGTTGCGCTGGCTGCTCGAAGCCAATGGCTATGCCGTACGCAGTTTCGCCGGCGCCGAGGAATTCCTGGACGCCTACAACTCCGACCAGGTCGGCGTCCTGATCGCCGACGTGCGAATGCCCGGCATGAGTGGCCTGGAACTGCAGGAAACCCTGATTGCCCGCAAGGCCCCGCTGCCCATCGTCTTCATCACCGGCCACGGCGACGTGCCGATGGCGGTATCCACGATGAAGAAAGGCGCGGTCGACTTCCTGGAAAAACCCTTCAACGAAGCGGACCTGCGGCGCATCGTCGCCGGCATGCTCGCGCATGCCACCGAACGCGTGCGCGAAGCCCAGGCCCAGCGCGACCAGCAGGCCGTGCTCAGCCGCCTGACGGCCCGCGAGCAGCAGGTGCTGGAACGCATCGTGGCGGGTCGCCTGAACAAGCAGATCGCGGGCGATCTGAACATCAGCATCAAAACAGTCGAGGCGCACCGCGCCAACATCATGGAAAAACTCGAAGTCACCACGGTCGCCGACCTGATGAAGATTGCATTGACCCGTGCCGAGGAAGCCGGATCATGA